A genomic segment from Nocardiopsis sp. Huas11 encodes:
- a CDS encoding GNAT family N-acetyltransferase, which yields MDLTVEDARERSRFEVSVDGKLAGFSAYHLIDEGVLALPHVEVDPAYEGRGVGSALVRESLDDIRARDLRIVPICPFVRTFLKRHPQYADLVHQG from the coding sequence ATGGATCTGACGGTCGAGGACGCGCGGGAGCGGTCGAGGTTCGAGGTGAGCGTGGACGGGAAGCTCGCGGGGTTCTCCGCCTACCACCTCATCGACGAAGGGGTGCTCGCCCTGCCCCACGTGGAGGTCGACCCCGCCTACGAGGGCCGGGGGGTGGGCAGCGCGCTCGTGCGGGAGTCCCTGGACGACATCCGCGCGCGCGATCTGCGGATCGTGCCGATCTGTCCGTTCGTCCGAACGTTCCTGAAGCGGCACCCCCAGTACGCGGACCTCGTTCACCAGGGCTGA
- a CDS encoding sodium:alanine symporter family protein, with the protein MFSADAAPALNASLTEAVGGVNDVFWAWILIPLLVVVSLYFTFGSGLVQIRMIPEMFKVVRGEPEIAPDGKKAVSSLQAFMISAAARVGTGNIVGVAVAISLGGPGAVFWMWAMALIVGAASFVESTLAQLYKVRHRTGYRGGPAYYMERALGQRWLGVLFAIILILTFPMVFNAAQSNTIAGAVTNSSDTLGIGSGLWLSAAVGVAVVVATALVIFGGVRRIAHTAQALIPTFAAIYVVIGLVIMAMNYQAVPGVFVMIFEHAFGIREFGAAALGTVIVQGVRRGMFSNEAGLGSAPNAAASASVTHPVKQGLVQTLGVYFDTLVLCTVTAFIVLLGRGDEPLDGGLEGDLAQHAVMSSLGPWALHLMTVIIILVAFTSVLGNYYYGESNIEYLTRNESVMFGYKVVFLMATMLGALGSIDLVWTLADTTMGMMALVNLVAITPLAMIAFRLLKDYNAQRREGRDPVFTRDRLPGLKGVECWDPATEGAEAAEETRA; encoded by the coding sequence GTGTTTTCCGCAGACGCAGCACCCGCCCTCAACGCGAGTCTCACCGAGGCCGTAGGCGGCGTCAACGACGTTTTCTGGGCTTGGATCCTGATCCCCTTGCTCGTGGTGGTCAGCCTCTACTTCACCTTCGGATCGGGCCTGGTCCAGATCCGGATGATCCCGGAGATGTTCAAGGTCGTCAGAGGCGAACCAGAGATCGCTCCGGACGGTAAGAAGGCCGTCTCCTCGCTCCAGGCGTTCATGATCTCCGCCGCGGCCCGTGTGGGAACGGGCAACATCGTCGGCGTGGCCGTGGCCATCTCCCTCGGCGGCCCCGGCGCGGTGTTCTGGATGTGGGCGATGGCGCTGATCGTGGGCGCCGCCAGCTTCGTGGAGTCCACGCTCGCCCAGCTCTACAAGGTCCGCCACCGCACGGGCTACCGCGGAGGTCCCGCCTACTACATGGAGCGGGCGCTGGGCCAGCGCTGGCTGGGCGTCCTGTTCGCGATCATCCTCATCCTGACCTTCCCGATGGTCTTCAACGCGGCGCAGAGCAACACCATCGCCGGCGCCGTCACCAACTCCTCCGACACCCTGGGCATCGGCTCGGGCCTGTGGCTGTCCGCCGCCGTCGGCGTCGCGGTCGTCGTGGCCACCGCCCTGGTGATCTTCGGCGGCGTCCGCCGGATCGCGCACACCGCCCAGGCGCTCATCCCGACCTTCGCGGCCATCTACGTCGTCATCGGCCTGGTCATCATGGCGATGAACTACCAGGCGGTCCCGGGTGTGTTCGTGATGATCTTCGAGCACGCGTTCGGCATCCGTGAGTTCGGCGCCGCCGCGCTGGGCACCGTGATCGTCCAGGGCGTGCGCCGAGGCATGTTCTCCAACGAGGCCGGTCTGGGCTCCGCCCCCAACGCCGCGGCCAGCGCGTCGGTCACGCACCCGGTCAAGCAGGGCCTGGTCCAGACCCTGGGCGTGTACTTCGACACCCTGGTGCTGTGCACGGTGACCGCCTTCATCGTCCTGCTGGGCCGGGGCGACGAGCCGCTGGACGGGGGCCTGGAGGGCGACCTGGCCCAGCACGCGGTCATGTCGTCGCTGGGTCCGTGGGCGCTGCACCTGATGACCGTCATCATCATCCTGGTCGCGTTCACGTCGGTGCTCGGCAACTACTACTACGGCGAGTCGAACATCGAGTACCTGACGCGCAACGAGAGCGTCATGTTCGGCTACAAGGTGGTCTTCCTGATGGCCACCATGCTGGGCGCCCTGGGCTCGATCGACCTGGTGTGGACGCTGGCCGACACGACCATGGGCATGATGGCGCTGGTCAACCTGGTGGCGATCACGCCGCTGGCGATGATCGCGTTCCGACTGCTCAAGGACTACAACGCGCAGCGCCGTGAGGGCCGCGACCCCGTGTTCACGCGGGACCGCCTGCCGGGGCTGAAGGGCGTGGAGTGCTGGGACCCGGCCACCGAGGGCGCGGAAGCGGCCGAGGAGACGCGGGCCTGA
- a CDS encoding GNAT family N-acetyltransferase encodes MSIVSIEPATAERWEDLENLFGPTGAYGHCWCTFFRRRAKDHTASTSCERSSRGVDNKEELRRLTLEGRVPGLLAYDEDGPCGWVSVAPREDFIRLSRSRSLRPADPREPGVWSLVCFWLPPRRRRHGLGSRLLDGAIDYARSNGARVLEAYPVDTAGGRAPSAEVYTGTVEMFRRAGFSLSGHHLSERVVARLELKTE; translated from the coding sequence ATGTCCATCGTCTCAATCGAGCCCGCCACCGCCGAGCGGTGGGAAGATCTGGAGAACCTGTTCGGACCGACCGGAGCCTACGGGCACTGCTGGTGCACGTTCTTCCGAAGACGGGCCAAGGACCACACCGCGAGCACCTCGTGCGAGCGGTCGAGTCGGGGGGTGGACAACAAGGAGGAGCTGCGGCGGCTGACCCTGGAGGGGCGCGTGCCGGGGCTCCTCGCCTACGACGAGGACGGCCCGTGCGGCTGGGTGTCGGTGGCGCCCCGGGAGGACTTCATCCGGCTCTCGCGGTCGCGCTCGCTGCGGCCGGCGGACCCGCGCGAGCCCGGTGTGTGGTCGCTGGTGTGCTTCTGGCTCCCGCCGCGGCGCCGCCGGCACGGACTGGGCAGCCGCCTCCTGGACGGCGCGATCGACTATGCCCGTTCCAACGGCGCCCGGGTGCTGGAGGCCTACCCGGTCGACACGGCGGGCGGGCGCGCACCGAGCGCGGAGGTCTACACCGGGACGGTGGAGATGTTCCGCCGGGCCGGCTTCAGTCTGTCCGGCCACCATCTGAGCGAGCGCGTGGTGGCCCGCCTGGAGCTCAAGACCGAGTAG
- a CDS encoding heavy-metal-associated domain-containing protein: MATAVYTVDGMSCGHCVNSVTEEVTGIEGVTDVQVDLESGKVTVTGQGDIDDASVRAAIDEAGYEVRA; the protein is encoded by the coding sequence ATGGCTACCGCTGTCTACACGGTCGACGGTATGAGCTGCGGGCACTGCGTGAACTCCGTGACCGAGGAGGTCACCGGGATCGAGGGTGTCACCGACGTGCAGGTGGACCTGGAGTCCGGCAAGGTGACTGTTACCGGGCAGGGCGATATCGACGACGCCTCGGTGCGCGCCGCGATCGACGAGGCCGGCTACGAGGTGCGTGCCTGA